The following DNA comes from Croceicoccus sp. YJ47.
TGAGGGTGATGATACGGCGGTTGAAGTCGTAGACGCCGACATTCCCGCTCGCGATTTCGTTGCCGCGGGTGACGCGCACGCCGCCCGTCGCCGCGATCCGCTGAATGCGCAGGGCGCCGGCGTCGGAATAGTTGACGATGGTACGCTGCGCCGTCAGCCGCAGGTCCCCCTGATCGACGACGACATCGCCCGACAGGACGACGCGGTTCGAACGGTCCTGCAATTCGATGCGATCGGCGGCATAATTGACTGGCTGGTTCGAATTGAAACCGGCGATCGACTGCGCGGACAAAGGCGCACCGATGAACGCCCCGACCCCTGCGAGGGTGATGGCAAAGGCCGCCACGCCCGCCTTTGCCGGTGCCGGAATGCGGGACGGTGTTTTCGATCGGATCATTGCGGAAGCCTCAATTCGCCCGGAACCATGCGCAGGCGTGCATCGCCGATAAGCGAAACCGTGCGGTCCTGCAAATCCACTTCGAGCCGGTCGGCGCTGAACCGGCCCGACGGGATGGTACCCTCGATCCGCCCTTCGCCGACGAGCGATTGCGAGGCGAGATCGACCGACACGTTGCGCGCCATCAAGCGATAGCCGTCCGCCGCGGTGAAATTCACGACGCCGCCGACATCGATGCGCTCGTCCCCGAAATCATAGAGGCCGCGGCTGG
Coding sequences within:
- a CDS encoding LptA/OstA family protein, whose protein sequence is MIRSKTPSRIPAPAKAGVAAFAITLAGVGAFIGAPLSAQSIAGFNSNQPVNYAADRIELQDRSNRVVLSGDVVVDQGDLRLTAQRTIVNYSDAGALRIQRIAATGGVRVTRGNEIASGNVGVYDFNRRIITLTGGVALRRGSDTLNGGRLTIDLTTGVSSVDGSTPASAAAAGNNAARSDGRVTGSFSVPQN